The sequence below is a genomic window from Natronorubrum halophilum.
GGGAGTTCGTTCCAATCGGTAATCGAAATGGGTGCGAGTGCGGGGGAACGGAATTTACGAAAGTGGAGACAGAAACCGACTTGGAATTTGACGAAGACGAGTGAGCGGTACCGCTGGGGGCGATGCCGCCGTCGGTTCGAGGAGACGCGATGGGGTTTGAACCACGCCGTCGGCTCGTTCAAATCCCCGATGCCGTTACTGCTCACGTTGTTCGCAGATAACGGGCACGATGGGATTTGAACCCACGACCGTCGGATTAGAAGTCCGACGCTCTTTCCGGACTGAGCTACGTGCCCTCGAGTACGAATCGATGACGGATTGGCATAAGCAGTGTGGATTTCCGCGCCTGCTCAGCCGTGGAATCGGTACAGCGACGTCACGAACGGCAGTCGGTTGACCATCCAGATGGCCACCGGTAATCCGACGATCGTCACCGCTAACAGGGCTGCGAGATTGGCCCAGAGAAAGCTCAGCCACCAGCCGATACCCACGAAGTACAGCGCGCGGACCGCCAGCGAGTGCTGTCCACGAGCCGCCGCCGGAGCGGTGAACGAGCGCGGTTCCTGAAGCGTGAGCACCGTCGGAACGAGATTGATCAGTTTGATTCCGATCGGGGCGAGGATGACGGTCACGTTCAGCGCCCACGCGATGTTGACCACGATCGGCGTTGCCCACCAGCCGATGGCGAGAAACCAGATCGCACGCACGAGCAGAGATCGCTGATTCATACCACCGATCGGCCGAGCGGAGACATAATATCAGCGATCGGCTCTCTCGAGGCGGCGATCGCCATCGGGCGAATCGACTACGCGGGTTTCCAACCGACGATATCGGTCCAAAAAAGGCGCGGAGCCAACGCGAAAGTCAGCTGGTGTGAGGGTGCCTAAAGACCGCTCTCGCTGTCATCTGTTCCGTTCTCATCGTTTCCGAGGCCGGTTTCATCGTCCTCGTTTTCGTCGCCCATTCCGCCTTCGTCGTCGCTCTCGTTGTCGCCGCCCATTCCGCCTTCGTCATCGCTCTCGTTGTCGCCGCCAAGTCCGCCCTCGTCATCGCTCTCGTTGTCGCCGCCAAGTCCGCTCTCGTTGTCGCTCTCGTTGTCGCCGCCAAGTCCGCCCTCGTCGCCGTTCTCGTCGTCGCCGCCTACGCCGCCATCGCTGTTTTCATCCCCTCCGACACCCTCGTCGCCGTCTTCGGGCTCTTGCGATTCCTCGTCCGAACAGCCAGCGATTGCCGCAACCATGCCGACGCCAGCGAGCTTCGTGAATCGACGCCTGTTGAGAGTTGATGCTTTCATAGCGTGCACCCGAGGCGATCAGCGAGTGATAAATAATGGGGAGAGTCCGTTTTGATCGATAGTCGCTAATTCAAGTGAATTATCGATTGTTAATACGAGGAGGGAAATCGTTTCGAATGCGGTCGTTGTTTCGATTGATACAATCGGACAGTGCGTGAAACGTACGGGTACGGGATCAAAACCGCGACCATGAAATACGACGATCACACCTCACAGGGACTCTGCAGGCATCTTTCGGCGGGAAAATAGTAATTAACGGAGTTTCGTCGGGCGCAACTTCCGGTATCCTCATAAGAGGGTGCGTTGACTCGCCGCGACCGACGAACACAGCCCTTATGCGAGCCTCGCCTGTATCTCCGCTCGATGCACGTCATCGGAACGGTGGGCCTCCCGGGCAGCGGGAAGGGCGAGGCCGCAACCGTCGCACGCGAGAACGGAATCCCTGTGGTGACGATGGGTGACGTCGTCCGCCAGGAGACGGCCGACCGCGGGCTCGACCCGACGAAAGACCACGGGAAAGTCGCCCAGGCGTTGCGCGACGAAAACGGGCCGGCGGCGATCGCCGAGCGCTCGCTGCCGATGATCGAAGACCGCCTCGAGGACCACGAGACGGTG
It includes:
- a CDS encoding YccF domain-containing protein, giving the protein MNQRSLLVRAIWFLAIGWWATPIVVNIAWALNVTVILAPIGIKLINLVPTVLTLQEPRSFTAPAAARGQHSLAVRALYFVGIGWWLSFLWANLAALLAVTIVGLPVAIWMVNRLPFVTSLYRFHG